A DNA window from Hordeum vulgare subsp. vulgare chromosome 1H, MorexV3_pseudomolecules_assembly, whole genome shotgun sequence contains the following coding sequences:
- the LOC123427522 gene encoding diacylglycerol O-acyltransferase 1-1-like isoform X2 — protein sequence MEDSNGAEIKAPPPVHRRPPRPRGGCFTPEGFVAALRRRLSSGAAVAARASFAADSGDESGPPEPSSSHRRRDSSGDTSSAAGAGDFTAFSFRAAAPVHRKAKESPLSSDAIFKQSHAGLFNLCIVVLVAVNGRLIIENLMKYGLLIRTGFWFNSRSLRDWPLLMCCLSLPAFPLGAFSVEKLAFRNVITDAVATCLHIILTTTEIVYPVLVILMCDSAVVSGFLLMFIACIVWLKLVSFAHTNHDIRQLTISGKKVDYAPSTDDMDNLQAPTLGSLVYFMMAPTLCYQPSYPRTANVRKGWLIRQIILYLIFTGIQGFIIEQYINPIVVDSQHPLKGGLLNAVETVLRLSLPNVYLWLCMFYCFFHLWLNILAEILRFGDREFYKDWWNAKTIDEYWRKWNMPVHKWIVRHIYFPCMRSGISKEVAVFVSFFVSAVLHELCVAVPCRILKFWAFLGIMLQIPLITLTSYLKSKFRDTMAGNMMFWFFFCIYGQPMCVLLYYHDVMNRIGKTE from the exons ATGGAGGACTCGAACGGCGCCGAGATCAAGGCCCCGCCGCCAGTCCACCGGCGCCCGCCGCGCCCGCGTGGAGGCTGCTTCACCCCTGAGGGCTTCGTGGCCGCGCTTCGCCGCCGGCTCAGCTCCGGTGCCGCGGTGGCCGCGCGTGCCAGCTTCGCGGCGGACTCCGGCGACGAGTCCGGCCCCCCCGAGCCCTCCTCGTCGCACCGCCGCCGCGACTCAAGCGGGGACACCTCATCCGCCGCCGGCGCCGGGGACTTCACCGCGTTCAGCTTCCGCGCGGCTGCCCCAGTCCACCGGAAGGCGAAGGAGAGTCCCTTGAGCTCCGACGCCATCTTCAAGCAG AGTCATGCAGGCCTTTTCAATCTGTGCATTGTTGTTCTGGTTGCAGTGAACGGCAGGCTTATTATTGAGAACTTAATGAAG TATGGCTTATTAATACGAACTGGCTTTTGGTTCAACTCTAGATCATTGCGGGACTGGCCACTTCTAATGTGCTG CCTTAGTCTACCAGCCTTCCCCCTTGGTGCATTTTCAGTTGAAAAGTTGGCGTTCCGTAATGTTATTACTGATGCT GTGGCTACCTGTCTTCATATCATTCTTACAACAACTGAAATTGTATATCCAGTGCTTGTCATTCTTAT GTGTGATTCTGCGGTTGTGTCTGGTTTTTTGTTGATGTTTATTGCTTGCATTGTTTGGCTGAAGCTCGTATCTTTTGCCCATACAAACCATGACATAAGGCAATTAACCATTAGTGGTAAGAAG GTTGATTATGCACCCAGCACAGATGACATGGATAATTTACAAGCTCCAACTTTAGGGAGTCTAGTGTACTTCATGATGGCTCCAACACTGTGCTATCAG CCAAGCTATCCTCGAACTGCGAATGTTAGAAAGGGTTGGCTGATTCGTCAAATTATTCTGTACTTGATATTTACAGGTATTCAAGGCTTCATTATTGAGCAG TACATAAATCCAATCGTTGTGGACTCTCAACATCCATTGAAAGGAGGACTTCTGAATGCTGTAGAGACTGTTCTGAGGCTCTCATTACCAAATGTTTACTTATGGCTTTGCATGTTCTATTGCTTTTTCCATCTCTG GTTAAATATACTTGCTGAGATTCTTCGTTTTGGTGACCGTGAATTCTACAAAGACTGGTGGAATGCAAAAACAATTGATGAG TATTGGAGAAAATGGAACATG CCTGTGCATAAATGGATTGTTCGTCACATATATTTTCCTTGCATGCGAAGTGGTATATCGAAG GAAGTTGCTGTTTTTGTATCATTTTTTGTATCTGCTGTGCTCCATGAG CTATGTGTTGCTGTCCCCTGCCGAATTCTCAAGTTCTGGGCATTCTTAGGGATCATGCTGCAG ATCCCCCTTATCACATTGACATCATACCTCAAAAGCAAATTCAGAGATACAATG GCCGGCAACATGATGTTTTGGTTCTTTTTCTGCATCTACGGTCAGCCTATGTGCGTTCTCCTGTACTACCATGATGTGATGAACAGGATTGGGAAGACAGAATAG
- the LOC123427522 gene encoding diacylglycerol O-acyltransferase 1-1-like isoform X1 — protein MEDSNGAEIKAPPPVHRRPPRPRGGCFTPEGFVAALRRRLSSGAAVAARASFAADSGDESGPPEPSSSHRRRDSSGDTSSAAGAGDFTAFSFRAAAPVHRKAKESPLSSDAIFKQSHAGLFNLCIVVLVAVNGRLIIENLMKYGLLIRTGFWFNSRSLRDWPLLMCCLSLPAFPLGAFSVEKLAFRNVITDAVATCLHIILTTTEIVYPVLVILMCDSAVVSGFLLMFIACIVWLKLVSFAHTNHDIRQLTISGKKVDYAPSTDDMDNLQAPTLGSLVYFMMAPTLCYQPSYPRTANVRKGWLIRQIILYLIFTGIQGFIIEQYINPIVVDSQHPLKGGLLNAVETVLRLSLPNVYLWLCMFYCFFHLWLNILAEILRFGDREFYKDWWNAKTIDEYWRKWNMPVHKWIVRHIYFPCMRSGISKEVAVFVSFFVSAVLHELCVAVPCRILKFWAFLGIMLQIPLITLTSYLKSKFRDTMAGNMMFWFFFCIYGQPMSSKSRSGRLGAPRVAPWQATVGWTTKTGLRPGFFYLRSSRRKKHCYY, from the exons ATGGAGGACTCGAACGGCGCCGAGATCAAGGCCCCGCCGCCAGTCCACCGGCGCCCGCCGCGCCCGCGTGGAGGCTGCTTCACCCCTGAGGGCTTCGTGGCCGCGCTTCGCCGCCGGCTCAGCTCCGGTGCCGCGGTGGCCGCGCGTGCCAGCTTCGCGGCGGACTCCGGCGACGAGTCCGGCCCCCCCGAGCCCTCCTCGTCGCACCGCCGCCGCGACTCAAGCGGGGACACCTCATCCGCCGCCGGCGCCGGGGACTTCACCGCGTTCAGCTTCCGCGCGGCTGCCCCAGTCCACCGGAAGGCGAAGGAGAGTCCCTTGAGCTCCGACGCCATCTTCAAGCAG AGTCATGCAGGCCTTTTCAATCTGTGCATTGTTGTTCTGGTTGCAGTGAACGGCAGGCTTATTATTGAGAACTTAATGAAG TATGGCTTATTAATACGAACTGGCTTTTGGTTCAACTCTAGATCATTGCGGGACTGGCCACTTCTAATGTGCTG CCTTAGTCTACCAGCCTTCCCCCTTGGTGCATTTTCAGTTGAAAAGTTGGCGTTCCGTAATGTTATTACTGATGCT GTGGCTACCTGTCTTCATATCATTCTTACAACAACTGAAATTGTATATCCAGTGCTTGTCATTCTTAT GTGTGATTCTGCGGTTGTGTCTGGTTTTTTGTTGATGTTTATTGCTTGCATTGTTTGGCTGAAGCTCGTATCTTTTGCCCATACAAACCATGACATAAGGCAATTAACCATTAGTGGTAAGAAG GTTGATTATGCACCCAGCACAGATGACATGGATAATTTACAAGCTCCAACTTTAGGGAGTCTAGTGTACTTCATGATGGCTCCAACACTGTGCTATCAG CCAAGCTATCCTCGAACTGCGAATGTTAGAAAGGGTTGGCTGATTCGTCAAATTATTCTGTACTTGATATTTACAGGTATTCAAGGCTTCATTATTGAGCAG TACATAAATCCAATCGTTGTGGACTCTCAACATCCATTGAAAGGAGGACTTCTGAATGCTGTAGAGACTGTTCTGAGGCTCTCATTACCAAATGTTTACTTATGGCTTTGCATGTTCTATTGCTTTTTCCATCTCTG GTTAAATATACTTGCTGAGATTCTTCGTTTTGGTGACCGTGAATTCTACAAAGACTGGTGGAATGCAAAAACAATTGATGAG TATTGGAGAAAATGGAACATG CCTGTGCATAAATGGATTGTTCGTCACATATATTTTCCTTGCATGCGAAGTGGTATATCGAAG GAAGTTGCTGTTTTTGTATCATTTTTTGTATCTGCTGTGCTCCATGAG CTATGTGTTGCTGTCCCCTGCCGAATTCTCAAGTTCTGGGCATTCTTAGGGATCATGCTGCAG ATCCCCCTTATCACATTGACATCATACCTCAAAAGCAAATTCAGAGATACAATG GCCGGCAACATGATGTTTTGGTTCTTTTTCTGCATCTACGGTCAGCCTAT GTCTAGCAAAAGCAGAAGTGGACGACTCGGAGCGCCCCGAGTAGCCCCGTGGCAAGCCACTGTGGGATGGACAACCAAGACAGGGCTTAGGCCAGGGTTCTTCTATCTGAGaagctcgaggaggaagaagcacTGTTACTATTAA
- the LOC123427522 gene encoding diacylglycerol O-acyltransferase 1-1-like isoform X3, translating to MEDSNGAEIKAPPPVHRRPPRPRGGCFTPEGFVAALRRRLSSGAAVAARASFAADSGDESGPPEPSSSHRRRDSSGDTSSAAGAGDFTAFSFRAAAPVHRKAKESPLSSDAIFKQSHAGLFNLCIVVLVAVNGRLIIENLMKYGLLIRTGFWFNSRSLRDWPLLMCCLSLPAFPLGAFSVEKLAFRNVITDAVATCLHIILTTTEIVYPVLVILMCDSAVVSGFLLMFIACIVWLKLVSFAHTNHDIRQLTISGKKVDYAPSTDDMDNLQAPTLGSLVYFMMAPTLCYQPSYPRTANVRKGWLIRQIILYLIFTGIQGFIIEQYINPIVVDSQHPLKGGLLNAVETVLRLSLPNVYLWLCMFYCFFHLWLNILAEILRFGDREFYKDWWNAKTIDEYWRKWNMPVHKWIVRHIYFPCMRSGISKEVAVFVSFFVSAVLHELCVAVPCRILKFWAFLGIMLQIPLITLTSYLKSKFRDTMAGNMMFWFFFCIYGQPILGLAKAEVDDSERPE from the exons ATGGAGGACTCGAACGGCGCCGAGATCAAGGCCCCGCCGCCAGTCCACCGGCGCCCGCCGCGCCCGCGTGGAGGCTGCTTCACCCCTGAGGGCTTCGTGGCCGCGCTTCGCCGCCGGCTCAGCTCCGGTGCCGCGGTGGCCGCGCGTGCCAGCTTCGCGGCGGACTCCGGCGACGAGTCCGGCCCCCCCGAGCCCTCCTCGTCGCACCGCCGCCGCGACTCAAGCGGGGACACCTCATCCGCCGCCGGCGCCGGGGACTTCACCGCGTTCAGCTTCCGCGCGGCTGCCCCAGTCCACCGGAAGGCGAAGGAGAGTCCCTTGAGCTCCGACGCCATCTTCAAGCAG AGTCATGCAGGCCTTTTCAATCTGTGCATTGTTGTTCTGGTTGCAGTGAACGGCAGGCTTATTATTGAGAACTTAATGAAG TATGGCTTATTAATACGAACTGGCTTTTGGTTCAACTCTAGATCATTGCGGGACTGGCCACTTCTAATGTGCTG CCTTAGTCTACCAGCCTTCCCCCTTGGTGCATTTTCAGTTGAAAAGTTGGCGTTCCGTAATGTTATTACTGATGCT GTGGCTACCTGTCTTCATATCATTCTTACAACAACTGAAATTGTATATCCAGTGCTTGTCATTCTTAT GTGTGATTCTGCGGTTGTGTCTGGTTTTTTGTTGATGTTTATTGCTTGCATTGTTTGGCTGAAGCTCGTATCTTTTGCCCATACAAACCATGACATAAGGCAATTAACCATTAGTGGTAAGAAG GTTGATTATGCACCCAGCACAGATGACATGGATAATTTACAAGCTCCAACTTTAGGGAGTCTAGTGTACTTCATGATGGCTCCAACACTGTGCTATCAG CCAAGCTATCCTCGAACTGCGAATGTTAGAAAGGGTTGGCTGATTCGTCAAATTATTCTGTACTTGATATTTACAGGTATTCAAGGCTTCATTATTGAGCAG TACATAAATCCAATCGTTGTGGACTCTCAACATCCATTGAAAGGAGGACTTCTGAATGCTGTAGAGACTGTTCTGAGGCTCTCATTACCAAATGTTTACTTATGGCTTTGCATGTTCTATTGCTTTTTCCATCTCTG GTTAAATATACTTGCTGAGATTCTTCGTTTTGGTGACCGTGAATTCTACAAAGACTGGTGGAATGCAAAAACAATTGATGAG TATTGGAGAAAATGGAACATG CCTGTGCATAAATGGATTGTTCGTCACATATATTTTCCTTGCATGCGAAGTGGTATATCGAAG GAAGTTGCTGTTTTTGTATCATTTTTTGTATCTGCTGTGCTCCATGAG CTATGTGTTGCTGTCCCCTGCCGAATTCTCAAGTTCTGGGCATTCTTAGGGATCATGCTGCAG ATCCCCCTTATCACATTGACATCATACCTCAAAAGCAAATTCAGAGATACAATG GCCGGCAACATGATGTTTTGGTTCTTTTTCTGCATCTACGGTCAGCCTAT TTTAGGTCTAGCAAAAGCAGAAGTGGACGACTCGGAGCGCCCCGAGTAG
- the LOC123427556 gene encoding IQ domain-containing protein IQM1-like, which produces MVNKIPSPRDERNKKHLFSKATLVRSVSFKQWQGGEKSTGSVQNKSKQSLINGIQDRRNSDASSPNVSSSPKCELDAAAVKLQKVYKSYRTRRNLADCAVVVEELWWKALDFASLKHSSISFFNGGKPETAASRWARARTRAAKVGKGLSKNGKAQKLALQHWLEAIDPRHRYGHNLHIYYDVWSRSESTEPFFYWLDIGEGKEINLENCPRTKLQGQCVKYLGPQERQHYEVAIEGGKLIFKQTGVLVQTSDDSKWIFVLSTTKAFYVGQKKKGSFQHSSFLAGGAITCAGRLVVKDGILKAVWPYSGHYLPTEENFRDFIRFLQENDVSLTDVKKSAIDKHDEYPLPSKSDTQLEHVEHNNDATEDLAEVEIDGVLAVETDHGDMSDAEEDAGTPVDSHTTDTEGGGEEEEVQRPPASVDHGKNHQTCRWSTGTGPRIRCVRDYPQDLQSRALEHVNLSPRLAGSPSRKRDPVPSPRPSPGMILSPRLASVGFQPRTVSLTLPDFKRSRLQ; this is translated from the exons ATGGTGAACAAAATCCCCTCTCCTCGGGATGAACGGAACAAGAAACATCTCTTCTCCAAGGCCACACTGGTGCGCTCTGTGAGCTTCAAACAGTGGCAAGGAGGAGAGAAATCCACAGGTTCAGTTCAGAATAAGAGCAAACAGAGCCTGATAAATGGCATCCAAGACCGACGCAACTCTGACGCATCGAGCCCCAATGTATCGTCCAGCCCCAAATGTGAGCTTGATGCTGCAGCCGTCAAACTTCAAAAGGTTTACAAGAGTTACCGGACCAGGCGAAACCTCGCCGACTGCGCAGTCGTCGTAGAGGAGCTATG GTGGAAAGCACTGGACTTTGCATCACTGAAGCACAGCTCGATATCGTTCTTCAACGGCGGAAAGCCCGAAACGGCGGCGTCGCGGTGGGCGAGGGCAAGGACAAGAGCCGCTAAG GTTGGCAAGGGGTTATCTAAGAATGGGAAGGCTCAGAAGCTGGCATTGCAGCACTGGCTCGAAGCT ATTGACCCAAGGCATCGATATGGGCACAATTTGCATATCTATTATGATGTCTGGTCCAGGAGTGAGAGTACGGAGCCCTTTTTCTATTG GTTAGACATTGGGGAGGGCAAAGAAATAAATCTTGAGAATTGCCCTAGGACTAAACTTCAGGGGCAGTGCGTCAAGTACCTTGGACCA CAAGAGAGGCAACACTATGAAGTCGCTATTGAGGGTGGCAAACTTATCTTCAAACAAACTGGGGTTCTTGTGCAGACTTCGGATGACTCCAAGTGGATTTTTGTCCTCAGCACCACAAAGGCATTCTATGTTGGCCAG AAGAAGAAAGGATCGTTTCAGCATTCCAGTTTCCTAGCTGGTGGAGCCATAACATGTGCTGGACGATTGGTGGTCAAAGATGGAATTCTCAAG GCAGTATGGCCATACAGTGGCCACTACCTTCCGACGGAAGAGAACTTCAGAGATTTCATTCGCTTCCTTCAGGAGAATGACGTTAGCCTCACCGATGTCAAG AAATCTGCCATCGACAAACATGACGAGTACCCGTTGCCGAGCAAATCTGACACTCAGCTTGAACATGTTGAGCATAACAATGACGCTACTGAAGATCTAGCCGAAGTTGAGATAGACGGCGTCCTCGCCGTCGAGACAGACCACGGTGACATGAGCGATGCTGAGGAAGATGCTGGCACTCCGGTGGACTCCCACACCACCGACaccgaaggaggaggagaagaagaagaggtgcaGCGGCCGCCGGCAAGCGTCGATCATGGCAAGAACCATCAGACGTGCCGGTGGTCGACGGGCACCGGTCCACGCATCCGGTGCGTGCGCGACTACCCGCAGGACCTCCAGTCCAGGGCCCTCGAGCACGTCAACCTCTCGCCCAGGCTCGCCGGCTCGCCGTCGAGGAAGAGGGACCCGGTGCCCTCGCCGCGCCCCAGCCCGGGGATGATACTGTCGCCGAGGCTCGCGTCAGTCGGGTTCCAGCCTCGGACCGTGTCACTCACGCTCCCAGACTTCAAGAGGAGCAGATTGCAGTAA